In Buchnera aphidicola (Aphis aurantii), one DNA window encodes the following:
- a CDS encoding MFS transporter, giving the protein MKNQNITKKKTYTKKNTKKFYQIIFSLFLAGFSSFSILYCVQSILPIFSKQFYLTAAESSLSLSATTSTMAIGALFTGTLSDAIGRKLIMSTSLLIASILTIICSTLHHWNMIIFLRALIGLSLSGVVAITITYIVEEIHYNSLSLCIGLYISGNTIGGCFGRIVSSIIAENFSWNTSLFIIGFFSLISSFLFLYFLPSSKNFTPININYRKFFNNFSLHLKNPTLLTLFIVGFLLMGSFITIFNYIGYRLILKPFSFSSSSIGFLSIIYLTGVYSSPKAGILINKYNKGKILTISLLLMIFGLLITQFNQIIIIVVGLIIFSGGFFASHSIASSWVSAHAKYAKIQATSLYLFFYYLGSSVFGTFSGFFWFYSKWLGISIFMIIILIYGIFLSLKLKKNN; this is encoded by the coding sequence TTGAAAAATCAAAATATCACTAAAAAAAAAACATATACTAAAAAAAATACAAAAAAATTTTATCAAATTATTTTTTCTCTTTTTTTGGCTGGATTTTCTAGTTTTTCGATTTTATATTGCGTGCAATCAATTTTGCCAATATTTTCTAAACAATTTTATTTGACTGCTGCAGAAAGTAGTTTGTCCTTATCTGCCACAACTTCAACCATGGCTATAGGTGCATTATTTACTGGTACTTTATCAGATGCAATTGGACGAAAATTAATTATGTCTACATCTTTATTAATAGCCTCGATTTTAACGATCATTTGCTCAACTTTGCATCATTGGAATATGATTATTTTTCTTCGTGCTTTAATAGGATTGTCTTTAAGTGGAGTTGTTGCAATTACTATTACATATATAGTGGAAGAAATTCACTATAATTCATTATCGCTTTGTATTGGATTGTATATTAGTGGCAATACTATAGGCGGATGTTTTGGGAGAATTGTAAGTAGTATCATAGCAGAAAATTTTTCATGGAATACTTCATTATTCATAATTGGTTTTTTTTCTTTAATATCATCTTTTTTATTTTTATATTTTTTACCATCTTCTAAAAATTTTACTCCGATTAATATTAATTATAGAAAATTTTTTAATAATTTTTCTTTACATTTAAAAAATCCGACATTGTTAACTCTTTTTATAGTAGGTTTTTTATTAATGGGAAGTTTTATTACTATTTTTAATTATATTGGATATCGATTAATATTAAAACCCTTTTCATTTAGTTCATCTAGTATAGGTTTTTTATCTATTATTTATTTAACTGGAGTTTATAGTTCTCCTAAAGCTGGAATTTTAATAAATAAATATAATAAAGGAAAAATATTGACAATATCATTATTACTAATGATTTTTGGTTTATTAATTACTCAATTTAATCAAATTATAATTATTGTTGTAGGATTGATAATTTTTTCAGGGGGATTTTTTGCCTCTCATTCAATTGCTAGTAGTTGGGTAAGTGCGCACGCAAAATATGCTAAAATTCAAGCCACTTCTTTATATTTATTTTTTTATTATTTAGGCTCCAGTGTATTTGGTACATTTAGTGGTTTTTTTTGGTTTTATTCAAAATGGCTCGGAATTTCAATTTTTATGATAATTATTTTAATTTATGGAATATTTTTATCTTTAAAATTAAAAAAAAATAATTAA
- a CDS encoding uroporphyrinogen-III synthase has protein sequence MSENSEALLELLYKKNLRSSKIILMKGENGRQLVEKELTQKNFDVSIIECYKKVFKTINNHIEVKKWRSYQINTLIVTSGEILNRLNEKINFLNKHEWLFKCKIFVAGSRLSEIAKKIGWKDIVISNYADNNNLLNIIKKHN, from the coding sequence ATTTCAGAAAATAGTGAAGCTTTATTAGAACTTCTTTATAAAAAAAATCTACGATCATCTAAAATAATTTTAATGAAAGGAGAAAATGGAAGACAATTAGTAGAAAAAGAGTTAACACAAAAAAATTTTGATGTATCCATTATAGAATGTTATAAAAAAGTTTTTAAAACAATTAACAACCACATTGAAGTAAAAAAATGGCGTTCTTATCAAATTAATACATTAATAGTAACTAGTGGTGAAATTTTAAATAGATTAAATGAAAAAATAAATTTTTTAAATAAACATGAATGGCTATTTAAATGTAAAATATTTGTTGCAGGAAGTAGATTAAGTGAAATAGCTAAAAAAATAGGATGGAAAGACATCGTAATATCTAATTATGCTGATAACAACAATTTATTAAATATTATTAAAAAACATAATTAA
- a CDS encoding inorganic phosphate transporter codes for MLYLFSYSDLNHSLFIFLALFFVLFYEAINGFHDTANAVSTLIYTRAMSSNLAVIMSGIFNFLGVVLGGLTVAYTIVHLLPNDLLLNSNSKHALAMVFSILLAAILWNLSTWYFCLPASSSHSLIGAIIGIGLINGVTTGSSLIDSLNIPKILNVFTSLILSPIIGLVISGIVILFLRFITRKYKKCNQIHMTPLELEKKDGKKNPPLLIKIALILSSIGVSYSHGANDGQKGIGLIMLVLISIIPASFLVNLEASKKEIVCTKNSINYLSKYYSNHQSEIIKKKLIDNKLYLNYFEIKKNIKKTKILLHNIYNYKRLNTQQRFQLRHFLLCIAENIDQITSFNINESEKIFLYKTKKEILKTVEYAPIWIIIIIALALSIGTMFGWKRIVITIGEKIGKKRMTYAQAMSAQITSSVSIGIASYTGIPVSTTHILSSSVAGAMLADGNRIQKSTIKNIIIAWVLTLPVSVLLSSFLYWVTLSLI; via the coding sequence ATGCTATATTTATTTTCTTATTCTGACTTGAATCATAGTTTATTTATTTTTTTAGCTTTATTTTTTGTTTTATTCTATGAAGCTATTAATGGTTTTCATGATACAGCTAATGCTGTTTCAACTTTAATTTATACCAGAGCTATGTCTTCAAATCTCGCGGTAATCATGTCTGGTATATTTAATTTTTTAGGTGTTGTACTTGGAGGTTTAACAGTAGCATATACTATCGTTCATTTATTACCAAATGACTTATTATTAAATAGCAATTCAAAACACGCACTTGCAATGGTTTTTTCTATTTTACTTGCCGCAATATTATGGAATTTATCTACTTGGTATTTTTGTTTACCTGCATCTAGTTCTCACTCTTTAATTGGAGCAATTATTGGAATTGGTTTGATTAACGGAGTTACTACAGGATCTTCATTAATAGATTCTTTAAATATACCTAAAATTTTAAATGTTTTTACATCGTTAATTTTATCCCCTATTATAGGATTAGTCATTTCTGGAATTGTGATATTATTTTTACGTTTTATTACGAGAAAATATAAAAAATGTAATCAAATTCATATGACTCCATTAGAACTTGAAAAAAAAGATGGAAAAAAAAATCCACCACTTTTAATTAAAATAGCATTGATTTTATCGTCTATTGGTGTAAGCTACTCGCATGGCGCAAACGATGGTCAAAAAGGAATTGGTCTAATTATGCTTGTATTAATTAGTATTATTCCGGCTAGCTTTTTAGTAAATTTAGAAGCTTCTAAAAAAGAAATTGTTTGTACAAAAAATTCCATTAATTATTTATCAAAATATTATTCAAATCACCAGTCAGAAATAATTAAAAAAAAACTTATAGACAATAAGTTATATTTAAATTATTTTGAAATAAAAAAAAATATTAAAAAAACAAAAATTTTGTTACATAATATATATAATTATAAAAGATTAAATACACAACAACGTTTTCAACTACGTCATTTTTTACTTTGTATTGCAGAAAATATTGATCAAATAACTAGTTTTAATATTAATGAAAGCGAAAAAATTTTTTTATATAAAACTAAAAAAGAAATACTTAAAACAGTAGAATATGCACCAATTTGGATAATAATAATTATTGCATTAGCTTTATCTATAGGAACGATGTTTGGTTGGAAACGAATAGTTATAACTATCGGTGAAAAAATAGGAAAAAAAAGAATGACATATGCACAGGCTATGTCTGCTCAAATTACTTCTTCTGTTTCTATTGGAATAGCTAGTTATACAGGAATTCCCGTCTCTACTACACATATTTTATCATCATCAGTCGCGGGCGCAATGTTAGCTGATGGAAACCGGATACAAAAAAGCACTATAAAAAATATTATTATTGCTTGGGTGCTCACATTACCTGTTTCAGTTTTGCTCTCTAGTTTTTTATATTGGGTAACATTATCATTAATATAG
- a CDS encoding uroporphyrinogen-III synthase, with the protein MKILVMRPSPEGEKLVNILNNMGILSWHFSLFNFLPSLSSISLSKKIYELYTSDIILFFSKKSVYYTNLYLNQNNLHWPIEPDYYTIGQGTAIFLNKYIKKKFYFQKFQKIVKLY; encoded by the coding sequence ATGAAAATATTAGTGATGAGACCTTCTCCTGAAGGGGAAAAATTAGTAAATATATTAAATAATATGGGAATTTTATCTTGGCATTTTTCTTTGTTTAACTTTTTACCGAGTTTAAGTTCAATCAGCTTATCAAAAAAAATTTATGAATTATATACGTCAGATATAATTCTTTTTTTTTCTAAAAAATCTGTTTATTATACAAACTTATATTTAAATCAAAATAATCTTCATTGGCCTATTGAGCCTGATTACTACACTATTGGACAAGGCACTGCTATTTTTCTCAATAAATATATTAAAAAAAAATTTTATTTCCAAAAATTTCAGAAAATAGTGAAGCTTTATTAG
- a CDS encoding class I SAM-dependent methyltransferase, producing the protein MNIYLIKKNTNTRIEKIINDYNIRHDENASLSLIINNNTLELYNRSIFHKKTIKVDFLSKQNNYRCLKFKKKHEALYKALGIKKNYFPYVIDATAGFGKDAFLMSFWGCYVIMIERNPVIAALLKDGLQRAYKNKNIGNWLKKRLHLIFCDSFKMLNMPILKPDIIYLDPMYPLNKKKALPKKNMQILRNIIKNSDNYENLLNISRKFAKKRIIVKRPSYAKPLLENKVKFSINNKNNRFDIYLPF; encoded by the coding sequence ATGAATATATATTTAATTAAAAAAAATACTAATACCAGAATAGAAAAAATAATTAATGATTATAATATAAGACATGATGAAAATGCTTCTTTAAGTTTGATAATAAACAATAATACATTAGAATTATATAATCGATCAATATTTCACAAAAAAACTATTAAAGTTGATTTTTTATCTAAGCAAAATAATTATAGATGTTTAAAGTTTAAAAAAAAACATGAAGCTTTATATAAAGCATTAGGTATTAAAAAAAATTATTTTCCTTATGTAATTGATGCAACTGCTGGTTTTGGTAAAGATGCATTTTTAATGTCTTTTTGGGGTTGTTATGTTATTATGATTGAACGTAATCCGGTAATTGCTGCTTTATTGAAAGATGGATTGCAAAGAGCTTATAAAAATAAAAACATTGGAAATTGGTTAAAAAAAAGACTACATTTAATATTTTGTGATAGTTTTAAAATGCTTAATATGCCAATTTTAAAACCAGATATTATTTATTTAGACCCAATGTATCCTCTAAATAAAAAAAAAGCATTACCTAAAAAAAATATGCAAATTTTACGAAACATAATAAAAAATAGTGATAATTATGAAAATTTATTGAATATTTCTAGGAAATTTGCAAAAAAAAGAATTATTGTTAAGCGACCTTCTTACGCAAAACCTTTATTAGAAAACAAAGTAAAATTTTCAATAAATAATAAAAATAATCGTTTTGATATATATTTACCTTTTTGA
- the hemC gene encoding hydroxymethylbilane synthase, translated as MNKKILRIATRKSPLALEQTKYVTKKILSLYPELIIQLVPIVTHGDNILNKSLSKIGGKGLFIKELEFALLENRADIAIHSMKDLPIHITKGLCLISICKRGNPLDSLVSNNYQSINQLPKGATVGTSSLRRQCQLITYRPDLVVSPLRGNIETRIAKLDQGQYDAIILATEGLNRLGLKHRITQIIPAELSLPSCGQGAIGIQSRLNDKKMLFLLSRLNHINTFTEINIERAFCKNLEAGCQIPIGSYAILKKNKIWLRGLVGSPDGAIILKGERIGWCDTSEAMASSLANELLKNGARKILDDIYTTN; from the coding sequence ATGAACAAAAAAATATTAAGAATTGCTACTAGAAAAAGTCCTTTAGCTTTAGAACAAACTAAATATGTTACAAAAAAAATATTATCTTTATATCCAGAATTAATTATACAATTAGTACCTATAGTTACACATGGTGATAATATTTTAAATAAATCACTTTCAAAAATTGGAGGAAAAGGACTTTTTATAAAAGAATTAGAGTTTGCTTTACTTGAAAATAGAGCAGATATTGCTATACACTCCATGAAAGATCTTCCAATTCATATTACTAAAGGATTGTGTTTAATCAGTATATGTAAAAGAGGAAACCCATTAGATTCATTAGTTTCTAATAACTATCAATCGATTAATCAATTACCTAAAGGAGCAACAGTTGGAACGTCTAGCTTAAGAAGACAATGCCAATTAATTACGTATAGACCAGATTTAGTAGTTTCTCCTTTAAGAGGAAATATAGAAACAAGAATAGCTAAATTAGATCAAGGTCAATATGATGCGATAATTTTAGCAACCGAAGGATTAAATAGATTAGGTTTGAAACATCGTATTACTCAAATTATACCAGCTGAATTGTCATTGCCTTCATGTGGACAAGGGGCTATTGGGATTCAATCTAGATTGAATGATAAAAAAATGCTGTTTCTTTTATCACGTTTAAATCATATCAATACTTTTACTGAAATAAATATAGAACGTGCATTTTGTAAAAATTTAGAAGCAGGCTGCCAAATTCCCATTGGAAGTTATGCAATTCTAAAGAAAAATAAAATTTGGCTTAGAGGATTAGTTGGTTCACCTGACGGGGCTATTATATTAAAAGGAGAAAGAATTGGGTGGTGTGATACTTCAGAAGCCATGGCAAGTTCTTTGGCTAATGAATTACTTAAAAACGGTGCTCGTAAAATTCTTGATGATATTTATACTACCAATTAA
- the dapF gene encoding diaminopimelate epimerase, translated as MYLKTSYKKKINFSKMHGLGNDFMVIESVTQDFVISSSKIKELSNRHTGIGFDQLLLIEKPYNCKFDFHYRIFNSDGNEVEQCGNGARCVGLFLILKGLITTNKINLSTNKKNIIINFISESLIEVNMNEPIFISNSATNPIIFKPHNFSEKIINNSLLCSLVSMGNPHCVIQVESIKNAPVKTISKIIEKKSIFPDGINVGFMKVINKNYIQLRVYERNEGETQSCGSGACAAVAVGIAKNLLSNNVKVELLGGILSIKWEGFGNPLYMIGPANYIYEGCIYI; from the coding sequence ATGTACTTAAAAACTAGTTATAAAAAAAAAATTAATTTCTCTAAAATGCATGGTTTAGGTAATGATTTTATGGTGATTGAATCAGTTACACAAGATTTTGTTATATCTTCGTCAAAAATAAAAGAATTATCAAATAGACATACTGGAATAGGATTTGATCAATTATTATTAATTGAAAAACCATATAATTGTAAATTTGATTTTCATTATCGTATTTTTAATTCTGATGGAAATGAAGTAGAACAATGTGGTAATGGTGCTAGATGTGTAGGATTATTTTTAATTTTAAAAGGTTTAATTACCACAAATAAAATTAATCTTAGTACCAATAAAAAAAATATAATTATTAATTTTATTTCCGAAAGTTTAATTGAAGTTAATATGAATGAACCAATTTTTATATCAAATTCAGCAACAAATCCAATTATATTTAAACCGCATAACTTTTCAGAAAAAATTATTAATAATAGTTTGCTATGCAGTTTAGTTTCAATGGGAAATCCTCACTGTGTTATTCAAGTAGAATCTATAAAAAATGCACCAGTAAAAACTATCAGTAAAATAATAGAAAAAAAGTCTATTTTTCCTGATGGAATTAATGTAGGTTTTATGAAAGTTATAAACAAAAATTATATTCAGTTAAGAGTTTACGAGCGTAATGAAGGAGAGACTCAATCTTGCGGAAGTGGTGCATGCGCCGCTGTTGCAGTAGGTATTGCTAAAAATCTGCTTTCTAATAATGTTAAGGTTGAATTATTAGGTGGAATTTTATCAATAAAATGGGAAGGTTTTGGAAATCCATTATACATGATAGGACCAGCAAATTATATCTATGAAGGTTGTATATATATATAA
- the cyaY gene encoding iron donor protein CyaY: MPTKIIFNQKNNFYKLIDELFLKIEDNLNLYIDKIDFDYEIQNYMITITFSNKSVIIINKQEFLQQIWLASKLNAYHFNYYSGKWICNRSNKNFWTIFQKSFSIQSNQNLTFYNI, translated from the coding sequence ATGCCAACTAAAATAATTTTTAATCAAAAAAACAACTTTTACAAATTAATAGATGAACTATTCCTTAAGATTGAAGATAATTTAAATTTATATATTGATAAAATTGATTTTGATTATGAAATACAAAATTATATGATAACTATTACTTTTTCAAATAAAAGCGTAATTATAATTAACAAACAAGAGTTTTTGCAACAAATTTGGTTAGCCTCAAAACTAAATGCATATCATTTTAACTATTATTCTGGAAAATGGATTTGTAATCGAAGTAACAAAAATTTTTGGACAATCTTTCAAAAATCTTTTTCTATACAATCTAATCAAAATTTAACGTTTTATAATATTTAA